The sequence below is a genomic window from Thermus thermamylovorans.
GAAGACCCGGAAGGTTCCGGCGGGCAGGCGCACCTCCCGCTCCTCCAGGACCTCCATGGCGTAGCTCAGCATCCCCCGGGCCAGGGTCTCCCGTCCCCCCGGGGTGAGGAGCTCCACCCGGCCCTCCACCGTCCCGCCCCAGCGGTGCCCTGGGGCGAGGAGGGCCTCCGGGGGGTACTCCAGGATGGGGGGGAGGAAGACCACCCGGGCCGAGGGATCCTGGAAGCCCAGAAGCCGTACGCCGAAGGCCCCCACCTGGCGGTAGTAGATCCGGTCCTCCCCGCGGCCGAAGCTGCGGAAGCGCAGGGCCTCCTGCCCCTCGTAGAGGGCTGGACCCTCCACCCGCACCCGGTAGGGTAGGGCGGTGAGGGCCTCCCCCTCGGGCAGGTAGGTCCACTCCACCCCGGTGGTGGCCGGGTAGAACCCCACCCCCTCCAGGAGGGGCCGGGCCTCCGGGGCCTGGGTCACCTGGGGAGCGCAGGCGGCGAGGACCAGGGAGAGGACCATGAGGTACCGCTTCATGGTACGGAGTTTACCCCCTTGGGTCCCGTAAGCCGGGCAACACTTGCCGGGTTCGGCTCCGCGCGGGCCAGGCCCCAGCCCCTCGCCCGGGAGCCCGGTTGAGGGGAGGGGTTCCTGCGGGTAGCCTGGGGAGCGGGGGGCCTGGGCGCCCCGCCGTGGCCGGCGCTCCGAAGGGTTCCCCAAGGGGGACCGGGCGCGGGCGCCTTTCCCTTGGCTGGGCGAGGGAGCCTTCGGCCCACGGCCTCCCGGAGAGCAGGTGGTGGCGTGAAGCGGACGTGGGCGCTGGCCATCCTCCTAGGCCTGGCCTCCGGCCTGGCCCAAGGCCGGCTGGAGGCGGGGGCCTACGGGGCCCCCGGAACCCTGTTTCCCACCCTCGAGGCGGCCCTAACCCTGGAAGGCGACGAGGCCTTCTTCCGCCTCCAGGGGGGGCGGGGGGCTTTGGGCCTCGCTTCCGGGGTGGCCCTGGGGCCTTTGGGCTACCTGGGCTACGGGTTCCAGGTGGAGCTGGGGGAGGGGGGGATGGGGGGGGTGGTCTTCGCTGAGGGGGGCGCGGGGCCATTCGCCCTCCAGGGAAGGCTCGGCTACCGCCCGAGGAGGGCCCCGCCCCTCTTCCCGGAGGAGGGCCCCTTCGGCCGACTTTCCCTGCGCTACCGCCTGGCGCCCAGGGAAGCGGTGGGCCTCCTTCTGGAAGGGGGAGAGGCCGCCCGGGTCGAGGCCACCTACGCCCGGAGGGCGGGGGCCACCTACACCCTGGGGGCCGGGCTGGCGGGTCCTCCCTACCTGGTCCTGGGCTACCGGGGGGAGGTGGGGGAGGGGATGGACGTTTTGGACCTCGCTTTGCGTCTTGGGGGGTTGAACCGCCTGGAGGCGGGGCTTTACTTAGGGGAGGCTAGCCTCCTCCTCACCCTTTCTTACCCCTTTGCGGGTAGCCTCCTCCTGTGGCTCGGGGACCTGGGCCTGGAGGTGGGCCACCGGGAGGCCCCCTACGCCTGGGTCCGGTACGCCTGGAGGTGGCCGTGAGGAAACCCGCTTTTGGCTTGGCTCTTCTTTTGGCCTTGGCCCTGGCCCAGTCCGCGGGGGAAATCCTGGACCGCGTGGCCAGGAACCTGCAGGACCCTTGGCAGGCCACCCTACAGGGCACCTTCCAGGGGCCCATGGGTCGGGAGGAGCTCCGCGTGCGCGTCCTCGCCATCCCCCGGGAGAACCTCTTCCGCCTGGAGTTCCAGCGCCCGGGCTCCCTGGAGGGGAACTTCACCGTCATCACCGAGCGGGAGGTCTGGAACTACCTCTACCTCACCAACCAGCTCATCGTCACCCCCAAGGAGCGGGCCCAGGTGCAGGGCCTGGGCCTGAGCCCCCAGGCCTTGGTGGACCCGGGGGCCCTCCTGGAAAGGGTGGGCTTCCGCCTCCTGGGGGAGGAGCGCCTGCCCGAAGGGGTGGCCTGGCGGCTTCTGGGCCAGGCCAAGGAGGGGCAGGGGTTCGCCACCCTGGAGCTCTACGTCCTCAAGGCCGACCCTCGCCCCCTGCGCCTGGTCTTCCGGGACGAGGCGGGGGTGGTCCTGGCGGACCTTGGCGTGGCGGAGTTCCGCAGGGCTTCCTTAAGGCCTCAGGACCTCAGGCGCTACCCCCGGGACGCCCAGGTGATCCGGCGCTAATCCTCCGCGTACAGGGCCGTGGAGAGGTACTTCCAACCCCCGTCGGGGCTGATGCAGGCCACCCGCCTTCCGGGGCCAAGCTCCTGCGCCACCCGGAGCGCCGCCCAGATGATCCCTCCCGAGCTCATCCCCAGGAAGAGCCCCTCCTCCCGGGCGAGCCTGCGGGCTAGGGGAAAGGCCTCCTCTTCCCAGACCTGGATCACCCCGTCCAGGAGGCCTAGGTCCAGGTTCTCGGGGATGAAGCCCGGGCCCATCCCCTGGAACCCGTGCTGGCCCATCTTCCCGCCGGAGAGGACGTTGGAGCGGGCGGGCTCCACCGCGTAGACCTTCACCTGGGGGAGGCGCTCTTTCAGGTAGCGGCCCACCCCGGTGATCGTCCCCCCGGTGCCCGAGCCGTAGACGAAGGCGTCCACGCGCCCCTCCAGGGCGGCTAAAAGCTCGGGCCCCGTGGTCTCGTAATGGGCGCGGACGTTGGCGGGGTTGGCGAACTGGTCGGGCATGAAGGCCCCAAGCGCCTCCTTGAGCCTCAGGGCCTCCTCCCGGGCGGCCAGCATCCTGCGGGCGGGGTCGGTGAGGACGAGCTCCGCGCCAAAGGCCCTGAGCACCCGCTTCCGCTCCTCCGACATCTGCGCGGGCATGGTGAGGATGAGGCGGTAGCCCCGGCTGGCGGCGATCATGGCCAGGCCGATGCCGGTGTTGCCGCTGGTGGGTTCCACGATGACCTGGCCCGAGCCGGGGCGCAGGAGGCCCCTTTCCTCGGCGTCCTTGACCATGTACCAGGCGGGGCGGTCCTTGATGGAGCCCCCGGGGTTGAGGCCCTCCAGCTTCACCCAGACCTCGGCCATGCCGGGCTCCACCACCCGCGTGAGGCGCACCACCGGGGTTTGGCCGATGACCTTTTCCACCCCCATAGGCCCACTATAAGGAGGCGGCCTGGGGCCTCAGTGTGCCCTAGGGCCCCTGGGCAACCGGCCCTTTCCTCCCCTGCGGGGGGCGGTCCGTTGCCTGGCCCTTGGGGCTTCCTCCTGGGGTTAGCCCTTCTGGCCTTGGCCTTCTCTCCCGAGCGGGCAAGGGCCGACGTGGAGGCCCTAGCCGGGGTCTGGGGAGCCCCCTGGAGGTGGGGGGCCGTCCGGGCCCTTCTGGGAAGCCCAGAAGCCCGCCTCGAGGGCCCCATGGTGGCGGTGCCGGGCCCAGGCCTGCCGGAAGGCTACAAGGGCCTCACCGTCCAGGGGGTCTTCCTGGAGGTGCGCACCCGGACCGAGGAGATCTGGGGGTAGAACGTCCTCGCCCGCCTCCCCGGTCCCTCCCTGCCCCGGGTCCTCACCTTCCTGGAGCTGGCCCGCGCTTTGGTCCCCCTGCCCGGGGACCGGGAAAAGCCTGCTGGGCTCCTCCTCCGGGCGCCGCCCCGGGTCCCCCTTGGGGGTGGGTGCCACGCCCCCGCCTCCTCTCTGCTAAGCTGGGGAAAGCAAGCCTGGCTTGCGAAAGGACGAACATGAAGGTGCAACAGGACAAGGTGGTGACCATCCGCTACACCCTCCAGGTGGAGGGGGAGGTCTTGGACCAGGGGGAGCTTTCCTACCTGCACGGGCGCGGCAACCTGATCCGGGGCCTCGAGGAGGCGCTGGAAGGCCGCGAGGAAGGGGAGAGCTTCCAGGCCCGGGTGCCCGCGGAGAAGGCCTACGGCCCCCACGACCCCGAAGGGGTGCAGGTGGTGCCCCTCTCCGCCTTCCCCCAGGGGGCCGAGGTGGTCCCCGGGGCCCAGTTCTACGCCCAGGACCTGGAGGGAAACCCCATGCCCCTCACCGTGGTGGAGGTCTTTGGGGAGGAGGTCACCGTGGACTTCAACCACCCTCTGGCGGGCAAGGACCTGGACTTCGCCGTGGAGGTGGTGCGGGTGCGCCAGGCCAGCCCGGAGGAGCTCCTCCACGGCCACGCCCACGAGGGCGGCCATCCCCACTGAGGCTCCCCGGCTCCTGGGCTTGAGGCCCCCAGGGCGGGGTCTCCCTGCCCGCGCCGCCCCCTGGGGAGGTGGAGGGGCCTCTGGCGCTTTCCCTCGGCGGGCGCGGGGTCTTCAGGGTTCCCCATGGGGTGTTGGCGGGGGCAGGGCGTTTGTCCATAGGGACTTCGGAATACAGGAAAGACGCGGGCCTCCGCGCCCATGGGGTCTTGACAAGTTCCAGGTGAGCCTTTTATGATACCCGCGGATGCGGGGAAAGCCTGGCCTCTAAGGCGCTAGGCTATCCGTGCGTCCTGGGGAAGGCGGCTGGGGGAGGAAACGCGGCAACTCACCTTGGGCCCCCTTACCCCAAAAGAAAAGACCCTAGAAGGGGGTGTAAAGGCGTATGAAGAAAAGGCTCGTCATGCTGCTGGCAGGGCTACTGACCGTGCTCTCCATGGGCTTCGGTCTAGCCCAGTTTGCCGACGTGCCCGCCGGCCACTGGGCCCGGGAGGCGGTGGAGGCCCTGGCGGCCCGGGGCATCATCATCGGCTTCCCCGACGGCACCTTCCGGGGCAACGAGAACCTCACCCGCTACCAGGCAGCCCTCATCATCTACCGCCTCCTGCAGCAGATCGAGGAGGAGCTCCAGGCTGCGGGCGTTTCCCCCACCCTCGAGGCCCTCTCCCCCGAGGAGCTGGAGGCGGTGCGGAACGCTGTGCAGGAGCTGGCGGCGGAGCTGGCCGCCCTGGGGGTGCGGGTCTCGGCCCTGGAGGACAGCGTGGCCACCAAGGAGGACATCGCCCGCCTGGAGGCCCTCATCGAGGAGCTCAGGGCCCAGCCCATGCCTGAGCCCGGCATGGACCCCGCCGCCCTGCAGGACCTCGCCGACCGGGTGGAGGCCGCCTCCATCGCTGCGGACACCGCCCTGGCCCAGGCCCAGCAGCTCGCGGAGCAGCTGGAAGCCCTGGCCGAGGAGCTGGAAGGGGTCAGGGGCGATGTGGCCGCCCTCCGCACCCAGGTGGAGGCCAACGCCCAGGCCATCGAGGCCCTGAACGAGCTGGCCGTCCTCCTGAACCAGGATGTCCTCTCCCTGCAGGACCGGGTCACCGCCCTGGAGAAGGCCCTGGCCGAGGCGCCGGAGATCGACTTGGAGGCCTTCGCCACCCGGGAGGACCTGGCCGCGGTGCAGGAGTTCACCGCCGCCCTCCGCTCCGACCTGGTGAACCTCTCCGAGAAGGTGACGGCCCTCGAGGGGCGGGTGGCCGAGCTCGCCCGGGTGCAGTACACCATCTCCGGTAGCCTCACGGCCACCTTTGGCACCGTGGTGCTTACGCCGC
It includes:
- a CDS encoding outer membrane lipoprotein carrier protein LolA, which codes for MRKPAFGLALLLALALAQSAGEILDRVARNLQDPWQATLQGTFQGPMGREELRVRVLAIPRENLFRLEFQRPGSLEGNFTVITEREVWNYLYLTNQLIVTPKERAQVQGLGLSPQALVDPGALLERVGFRLLGEERLPEGVAWRLLGQAKEGQGFATLELYVLKADPRPLRLVFRDEAGVVLADLGVAEFRRASLRPQDLRRYPRDAQVIRR
- a CDS encoding FKBP-type peptidyl-prolyl cis-trans isomerase, with protein sequence MKVQQDKVVTIRYTLQVEGEVLDQGELSYLHGRGNLIRGLEEALEGREEGESFQARVPAEKAYGPHDPEGVQVVPLSAFPQGAEVVPGAQFYAQDLEGNPMPLTVVEVFGEEVTVDFNHPLAGKDLDFAVEVVRVRQASPEELLHGHAHEGGHPH
- the cysK gene encoding cysteine synthase A; amino-acid sequence: MGVEKVIGQTPVVRLTRVVEPGMAEVWVKLEGLNPGGSIKDRPAWYMVKDAEERGLLRPGSGQVIVEPTSGNTGIGLAMIAASRGYRLILTMPAQMSEERKRVLRAFGAELVLTDPARRMLAAREEALRLKEALGAFMPDQFANPANVRAHYETTGPELLAALEGRVDAFVYGSGTGGTITGVGRYLKERLPQVKVYAVEPARSNVLSGGKMGQHGFQGMGPGFIPENLDLGLLDGVIQVWEEEAFPLARRLAREEGLFLGMSSGGIIWAALRVAQELGPGRRVACISPDGGWKYLSTALYAED